In Mycolicibacterium mucogenicum DSM 44124, the following are encoded in one genomic region:
- a CDS encoding acyl-CoA dehydrogenase family protein, which produces MDLNWSASDLAFRDEVRTFLQENLTPDIREAGRLMTSVYSDHDASLAWQRILHERGWAAPAWPVEYGGCDWSLTQHYIFSRESTLAGAPALSPMGIRMVAHAIVRFGTTEQKDYFLPRILTGEVFFCQGYSEPEAGSDLAALTMAAVSDGDDLVCTGSKIWTTHATEANWMFALVRTTRTAKKQQGITFVLIDMSTPGIEIRPLVMTSGEEVQNQVFFDEVRVPKSNVIGQIDDGWTVAKYLLEFERGGGAAAPGLQVLADDIATAAAQAPGPEGGRLLDDAAFSRKLADARIRTEVLEILEYRVLAALAGGGHPGAASSMLKVLGTELSQTLTELAMEAAGPRGRAYQPHATRPGGPVAEFTPPADGYVSGEAWQAVAPLRYFNDRAGSIYAGSNEIQRNILAKAELGL; this is translated from the coding sequence ATGGACCTCAATTGGTCGGCCAGCGATCTGGCATTCCGCGATGAAGTACGCACATTTCTGCAGGAAAATCTGACACCGGACATCCGAGAAGCCGGTCGTCTGATGACGAGCGTCTATAGCGATCACGACGCGAGCCTCGCCTGGCAGCGCATCCTGCACGAGCGCGGTTGGGCCGCACCGGCCTGGCCCGTCGAATACGGCGGCTGCGATTGGAGCCTGACCCAGCACTACATCTTCAGCCGGGAGTCGACCCTGGCCGGGGCGCCGGCACTGTCCCCGATGGGTATCCGGATGGTCGCTCACGCGATCGTCCGGTTCGGCACCACGGAACAGAAGGACTATTTTCTGCCCCGCATCCTGACCGGTGAGGTCTTCTTCTGCCAGGGCTACTCCGAACCCGAAGCCGGATCCGACCTGGCCGCCCTGACCATGGCGGCCGTCTCCGACGGCGATGACCTGGTGTGTACCGGCAGCAAGATCTGGACCACCCACGCCACCGAGGCCAACTGGATGTTCGCGCTGGTGCGCACCACCCGCACGGCCAAGAAGCAGCAGGGCATCACCTTCGTGCTGATCGACATGAGCACGCCGGGCATCGAGATCCGGCCACTGGTGATGACGTCCGGCGAAGAGGTCCAGAACCAGGTGTTCTTCGACGAGGTCCGGGTGCCCAAGAGCAACGTCATCGGGCAGATCGACGACGGCTGGACCGTCGCGAAGTACCTGCTCGAGTTCGAGCGCGGCGGCGGCGCCGCCGCCCCGGGGCTGCAGGTGCTGGCCGACGACATCGCCACGGCAGCGGCGCAAGCGCCGGGCCCCGAAGGCGGCCGCCTGCTCGACGATGCCGCGTTCTCGCGCAAGCTCGCCGACGCCCGGATCCGTACCGAAGTGCTCGAGATACTCGAATACCGCGTGCTGGCCGCGCTGGCCGGCGGCGGCCATCCGGGCGCAGCGTCGTCGATGTTGAAGGTGCTCGGCACGGAGCTGAGCCAGACCCTGACCGAACTGGCCATGGAGGCCGCCGGACCCCGCGGCCGGGCATACCAGCCACACGCCACCCGTCCCGGCGGCCCGGTGGCCGAATTCACCCCTCCCGCAGACGGTTACGTCAGCGGCGAGG